The Citrifermentans bemidjiense Bem genome window below encodes:
- a CDS encoding CgeB family protein, with the protein MRVVMFYHSLVSDWNHGNAHFLRGVATELGQRGHEVRVYEPRNGWSYSNLLREKGVNALRRFEEVYPGLSGIPYELDKLDLHKALAGADLVIVHEWNEHELVHRIGEHRKKNGNYRLLFHDTHHRSVTDAGAMDAYDLSGFDGVLAYGGRIREIYLQKGWAERVWIWHEAADVRVFRPVEGAQKAGDVVWIGNWEDDERSEEIREFFVEPVRRLGLKAAVYGVRYPKPALKLLQEAGIGYGGWLPNFEVPRVFSSFRLTVHIPRRPYVTALPGIPTIRPFEALACGIPLISAPWDDCDALFSPDRDFVYAGSGEEMQRQMCALLDDTARAGRLACHGRGTILARHTCGHRIDELLQICRELGLPADES; encoded by the coding sequence ATGCGTGTCGTCATGTTTTATCACTCCCTGGTCTCGGACTGGAACCACGGCAACGCCCACTTCCTGCGCGGGGTTGCGACCGAATTGGGCCAGAGGGGGCACGAGGTCCGCGTCTACGAACCCAGGAACGGTTGGAGCTACAGCAACCTTTTGCGCGAAAAAGGGGTGAACGCCCTGCGGCGCTTCGAGGAGGTGTATCCCGGCCTTTCGGGGATTCCTTACGAGCTCGATAAGCTTGACCTCCATAAGGCGCTTGCCGGGGCAGATCTCGTCATCGTGCACGAATGGAACGAGCACGAGCTGGTGCACAGGATCGGAGAGCACCGCAAAAAAAACGGTAATTACCGCCTGCTCTTTCACGATACCCATCACCGCTCGGTCACCGACGCCGGCGCCATGGACGCCTACGACCTCTCCGGCTTCGACGGCGTTTTGGCCTACGGCGGCAGGATCAGGGAGATCTACCTGCAAAAGGGGTGGGCGGAACGGGTCTGGATCTGGCACGAGGCCGCCGACGTCCGGGTCTTTCGACCAGTCGAGGGAGCGCAGAAGGCGGGGGACGTGGTCTGGATCGGCAACTGGGAGGACGACGAGAGGAGCGAAGAAATCCGCGAGTTCTTCGTGGAACCGGTGCGGCGGCTGGGGCTGAAAGCGGCGGTATACGGGGTCCGCTACCCGAAGCCCGCGCTGAAACTTTTGCAGGAAGCGGGGATCGGCTACGGCGGCTGGCTCCCCAACTTCGAAGTGCCGAGGGTCTTCAGCAGCTTCCGGCTCACCGTCCACATCCCGCGTCGACCCTACGTCACGGCGCTTCCGGGGATCCCGACTATCCGCCCCTTCGAGGCGCTGGCCTGCGGCATCCCGCTCATTTCGGCCCCATGGGACGACTGCGACGCGCTCTTTTCCCCCGACCGCGATTTCGTCTACGCCGGCAGCGGCGAGGAGATGCAGCGGCAGATGTGCGCCTTGCTGGACGATACCGCCCGCGCCGGCAGGTTGGCCTGCCACGGCCGCGGCACCATCCTGGCGCGGCACACCTGCGGCCACCGCATAGACGAGCTTTTGCAGATCTGCAGGGAGCTGGGGCTTCCCGCAGATGAATCATGA
- a CDS encoding glycosyltransferase family 4 protein: MTETDYKKGCDEGGVSAPPRLILMTADTIGGVWTYVLELARGLSVFGVEVALATMGQPLSQEQRREVADEGNVTLYESGYRLEWMDDPWADVELSGAWLLELEDRLRPDLVHLNGYAHAALPWQSPCLVVAHSCLLSWWQAVRREDLPSRYQQYRQRVAQGLAAADLVAAPSAAMLRNIQTLYLPLPEGRVVHNARSRTRFRPGHKEDFILSVGRVWDEAKNIGALVKNACDLPWPVYVAGEINHPGGGSVTMGGVNRLGFLSPDELAPWYAAASVYALPARYEPFGLTVLEAALSGCALVLGDIPSLRELWDGAAIFVDPDSPDLLQEELCRLCADRARQESLGNKALAQSRKFTAAKMVAGYLSLYRQLCRVS; the protein is encoded by the coding sequence ATGACCGAGACGGATTACAAAAAAGGGTGCGACGAGGGGGGCGTCTCGGCTCCGCCCCGACTGATCCTGATGACCGCGGATACCATCGGCGGCGTCTGGACCTACGTGCTGGAGCTTGCGCGCGGCCTTTCGGTGTTCGGCGTGGAGGTGGCTCTCGCCACCATGGGGCAGCCCCTTTCCCAGGAGCAGCGGCGCGAGGTGGCGGACGAAGGGAACGTTACCCTGTATGAAAGCGGCTATCGGCTGGAGTGGATGGACGACCCCTGGGCCGACGTGGAGCTAAGCGGGGCCTGGCTCCTGGAGCTGGAGGACCGCCTGCGCCCGGACCTGGTGCACCTGAACGGCTACGCCCACGCCGCGCTCCCATGGCAGAGCCCCTGCCTCGTGGTCGCCCACTCCTGCCTCCTCTCCTGGTGGCAGGCGGTGCGACGGGAGGATCTCCCCTCCAGATACCAGCAATACCGGCAGCGGGTGGCGCAGGGACTCGCCGCCGCCGACCTCGTCGCGGCCCCTTCGGCCGCCATGCTTCGGAACATCCAGACGCTGTACCTCCCCCTTCCCGAGGGGAGGGTGGTTCATAACGCCCGCAGCCGCACCAGGTTCCGCCCCGGGCACAAGGAGGATTTCATCCTTTCAGTAGGGAGGGTCTGGGACGAGGCGAAGAACATCGGCGCCCTGGTAAAAAATGCCTGCGACCTCCCCTGGCCGGTGTACGTAGCGGGCGAGATCAACCACCCCGGCGGGGGGAGCGTGACCATGGGCGGGGTGAACCGGCTCGGTTTCCTCTCGCCCGACGAACTGGCCCCCTGGTACGCGGCGGCCTCGGTCTACGCGCTGCCGGCGCGCTACGAGCCTTTCGGCCTCACCGTGCTGGAGGCGGCGCTCTCCGGCTGCGCCCTGGTGCTTGGCGACATCCCGAGCCTACGCGAACTGTGGGACGGCGCCGCGATCTTCGTGGACCCGGATTCCCCAGACCTGCTCCAGGAGGAACTCTGCCGGCTCTGCGCCGACCGCGCGAGGCAGGAGAGCCTGGGGAACAAGGCGCTGGCGCAAAGCCGCAAATTCACCGCGGCCAAGATGGTGGCGGGTTACCTGTCGCTGTACCGCCAGTTGTGCCGGGTAAGCTGA
- a CDS encoding TIGR04290 family methyltransferase yields the protein MRSVDDDIRELSPWFHNLHLPDGSETAPDHFLGDFPSFKWLEIASSIPDDLTGWSALDIGCNAGFYSFELARRGARVLGIDCDPHYLEQARWAAGQYGLEGLVDFRQMQVYDLARLTGKFDLVLFMGVFYHLRYPMLALDIVAQKTAGMMLFQTVTMPGREVAGQSDFLLNERDALLEKGWPKMAFIEDRFAGDPTNWWIANHAGVEALLRSAGMRITGHPGDEIYLCEPDPEKPSCMTTWNRAEYLSATQAEKEDL from the coding sequence ATGAGATCTGTCGACGACGACATAAGGGAGCTTTCTCCCTGGTTCCACAACCTGCATCTCCCCGACGGGAGCGAGACCGCGCCGGACCACTTCCTTGGGGATTTCCCCAGCTTCAAATGGCTCGAAATCGCCTCCAGCATCCCGGACGATCTCACCGGCTGGAGCGCGCTCGACATCGGCTGCAACGCCGGTTTCTACAGTTTCGAGCTGGCGCGGCGGGGGGCACGGGTCCTGGGTATCGACTGCGACCCGCACTACCTGGAGCAGGCGCGATGGGCGGCCGGGCAGTACGGGCTGGAGGGGCTGGTGGATTTCCGCCAGATGCAGGTCTACGACCTGGCGCGCCTCACCGGCAAATTCGACCTCGTGCTCTTCATGGGAGTCTTCTACCATCTGCGCTACCCCATGCTGGCGCTCGACATCGTGGCTCAGAAGACCGCGGGGATGATGCTGTTCCAGACCGTAACCATGCCGGGGCGCGAGGTGGCGGGGCAGTCTGATTTCCTGCTCAACGAGAGGGATGCCTTGCTGGAAAAAGGGTGGCCGAAAATGGCGTTCATAGAAGACCGTTTCGCCGGCGACCCGACCAACTGGTGGATTGCCAACCATGCCGGCGTGGAGGCTCTGCTGCGCTCGGCCGGCATGCGCATCACGGGCCACCCCGGCGACGAGATCTACCTCTGCGAACCGGACCCGGAAAAGCCCTCCTGCATGACCACCTGGAACCGGGCCGAATACCTCTCAGCCACACAGGCAGAAAAGGAAGACCTCTGA
- a CDS encoding CgeB family protein, whose amino-acid sequence MKIVIFGLSITSSWGNGHATTYRGLLREMDRRGHEVQFFERDAKWYAANRDLPEPSFCNTILYDSLETLLGEYGPEICDADCVIVGSYVYQGIEVGKWVTKNAKGITAFYDIDTPVTLASLAKGECRYLNRELVPHYDLYLSFTGGPTLDQIERQFGSPAARALYCSVDPQVHYPMQITPRWDLGYLGTYSPDRQLGLEELLSRSARSWKKGRFVVAGAQYPADVAWSENTHRIEHLPPECHSEFYSSQRFTLNLTRKQMLLAGYSPSVRLFEAASCAVPVVSDQWPGLDHFFVPGEEILLASDSQQMLRILQRFPENERRAIGERARQRVLRSHSAACRAEELEEYLTAR is encoded by the coding sequence ATGAAGATCGTAATCTTCGGCCTTTCGATCACCTCGTCCTGGGGTAACGGCCACGCCACCACCTACCGCGGCCTTCTGCGCGAGATGGACCGGCGCGGCCACGAGGTGCAGTTTTTCGAGCGCGACGCCAAGTGGTACGCCGCCAATCGCGACCTCCCCGAGCCCTCCTTTTGCAACACCATACTCTACGACTCGCTGGAAACGCTCCTGGGAGAGTACGGCCCGGAGATCTGCGACGCCGATTGCGTCATCGTCGGCTCGTACGTGTACCAGGGGATCGAGGTCGGAAAGTGGGTGACGAAAAACGCCAAGGGGATCACGGCATTCTACGACATCGACACACCGGTCACGCTCGCCTCCCTGGCCAAGGGGGAGTGCAGATACCTGAACCGGGAGCTGGTCCCGCACTACGACCTCTACCTCTCCTTCACCGGAGGGCCGACCCTCGACCAGATAGAGCGCCAATTCGGCTCCCCGGCGGCCCGTGCCCTTTACTGCTCGGTCGACCCGCAGGTGCATTACCCGATGCAGATCACGCCGCGCTGGGACCTGGGATACCTGGGGACCTACAGCCCCGATCGGCAGCTAGGCCTTGAGGAGCTTCTGAGCCGGTCGGCGCGCTCCTGGAAGAAAGGGCGCTTCGTGGTCGCCGGAGCGCAGTACCCCGCCGACGTGGCCTGGTCCGAAAACACGCACCGCATCGAGCACCTCCCGCCGGAGTGCCACAGCGAGTTTTACAGCTCGCAGCGGTTCACCCTGAACCTGACCCGGAAGCAGATGCTTCTCGCCGGATACTCCCCAAGCGTCAGGCTTTTCGAGGCGGCGTCCTGCGCGGTGCCGGTGGTGAGCGACCAGTGGCCCGGCCTGGACCATTTCTTCGTGCCGGGCGAGGAGATACTGCTCGCCTCCGATTCCCAGCAGATGCTCCGCATCCTGCAGCGCTTCCCGGAAAACGAGCGGCGGGCCATCGGCGAACGCGCGCGTCAAAGGGTGCTCCGCTCCCATTCCGCCGCCTGCAGGGCGGAAGAGTTGGAGGAGTATCTGACCGCCAGGTGA
- a CDS encoding NAD-dependent epimerase/dehydratase family protein yields MKRATSEAVPEHFGIVEWFRPGERERVERVLSDMKAIGAKSLRTGISWADWYTSEGKRWYDWLIPRLAREVELLPCVLYTPPSIGIEAKTSSPPRRPKDYADFIDLFVTAFGEHFEYLELWNEPNNLSEWDWTLDPHWTSFGEMIGGAAYWVRKRGKKTVLGGMSPIDGHWLCRMFELGVMDYIDVVGIHGFPDIFDYTWKGWQRNIAMVREILDEKECACEIWVTEAGFSTWQHDEFKQAKVFLDFLAAPAQRVYWYGVDDLDPSLSAVDRYHLDEREYFFGLRKADATPKLLYRLLQEGTLSSLKRVVAAGSAARADSGGTEKAVLVTGGAGFIGTNLVQHLVAQGERVILYDNLSRAGVEKNLLWLMDNCGERLQVVIGDTRNSLLLEQAVSEAKQVFHFAAQVAVSSSIDNPANDFAINVQGTFSLLEAIRKAKTPPSLLYTSTNKVYGAIEGCGVRKNGVRYEPLDPQLRSHGLGEGTTLDFLSPYGCSKGCADQYVLDYARSFGIDAAVFRMSCIYGPHQYGTEEQGWVAHFAIQTMKGEPITLYGDGCQIRDLLFVEDLVDAMCRARDIMPRIAGQAFNIGGGPARTISLLELLDLLRDLHGTLPTILRDDWRTGDQRYYVSDTRKFCKATGWTPRHSVAEGVRRLYDWLLETMHSPARGAGSFDKQSYPATGAEAI; encoded by the coding sequence ATGAAAAGGGCGACCAGTGAAGCGGTACCGGAGCACTTCGGCATAGTGGAGTGGTTCCGGCCGGGCGAGCGGGAACGGGTGGAACGGGTCCTTTCCGACATGAAGGCGATCGGCGCCAAGAGCCTCAGGACCGGGATCTCCTGGGCGGACTGGTACACGAGCGAGGGGAAGAGGTGGTACGACTGGCTCATCCCGCGGCTGGCGCGGGAGGTGGAGCTGCTCCCTTGCGTGCTTTACACCCCCCCCTCCATCGGGATCGAGGCGAAGACCTCATCCCCCCCGCGTCGTCCCAAGGATTACGCCGACTTCATCGACCTTTTCGTCACCGCCTTCGGGGAGCATTTCGAGTACCTGGAGCTCTGGAACGAGCCTAACAACCTGAGCGAGTGGGACTGGACCCTGGACCCGCACTGGACCTCCTTCGGGGAGATGATCGGCGGGGCGGCCTACTGGGTCAGAAAGCGCGGCAAGAAGACCGTCCTCGGGGGGATGAGCCCCATCGACGGCCACTGGCTCTGCCGGATGTTCGAGCTGGGGGTGATGGATTACATCGACGTGGTGGGAATCCACGGTTTCCCGGACATCTTCGATTACACCTGGAAGGGGTGGCAGCGCAACATCGCCATGGTGCGGGAGATCCTCGACGAGAAGGAGTGCGCCTGCGAGATCTGGGTCACCGAGGCGGGCTTCTCCACCTGGCAGCACGACGAGTTCAAGCAGGCCAAGGTCTTCCTCGATTTTCTCGCCGCCCCGGCGCAGCGCGTCTACTGGTACGGCGTGGACGATCTCGATCCCTCGCTTTCCGCGGTGGACCGCTACCATCTGGACGAGCGCGAGTACTTTTTCGGCTTGAGGAAGGCGGACGCAACGCCCAAGCTCCTCTACCGCCTGCTCCAGGAGGGGACGCTTTCCTCCCTGAAGCGCGTGGTAGCCGCTGGGAGCGCCGCGAGGGCAGACAGCGGCGGGACCGAAAAGGCGGTGCTCGTCACCGGGGGGGCCGGGTTCATCGGGACCAACCTGGTGCAGCACCTGGTGGCGCAGGGGGAGAGGGTGATCCTCTACGACAACCTCTCCCGCGCAGGGGTCGAGAAGAATCTCCTCTGGCTCATGGACAACTGCGGCGAAAGGCTGCAGGTGGTGATAGGGGACACCCGCAACTCTCTCCTTCTGGAGCAGGCGGTAAGTGAGGCGAAACAGGTCTTCCACTTCGCGGCCCAGGTAGCGGTCTCCAGCAGTATCGACAACCCCGCCAACGACTTCGCCATCAACGTCCAGGGGACCTTCTCGCTCCTGGAGGCGATCCGCAAGGCGAAGACCCCTCCTTCGCTTCTCTACACCTCCACCAACAAGGTGTACGGGGCCATCGAGGGGTGCGGCGTCCGGAAAAACGGGGTGCGCTACGAGCCGCTCGACCCGCAGCTCCGCTCCCACGGGCTGGGAGAAGGGACCACGCTCGATTTCCTGAGCCCCTACGGCTGCTCCAAGGGATGCGCCGACCAATATGTCCTGGACTACGCCCGCAGCTTCGGCATCGACGCCGCGGTCTTCCGGATGAGCTGCATCTACGGCCCGCACCAGTACGGCACCGAGGAACAGGGGTGGGTGGCGCACTTCGCCATACAGACCATGAAAGGGGAGCCCATCACCCTCTACGGGGACGGCTGCCAAATCCGGGATCTCCTCTTCGTCGAGGACCTGGTGGACGCCATGTGCCGGGCGCGGGACATCATGCCGCGCATAGCCGGCCAGGCCTTCAACATCGGCGGCGGCCCCGCTCGCACCATAAGCCTCTTGGAGCTTTTGGATCTGTTGCGCGATCTGCACGGCACCCTTCCCACCATACTGCGCGACGACTGGCGCACCGGGGACCAGAGGTACTACGTCTCCGACACCAGGAAGTTCTGCAAGGCTACCGGATGGACGCCGCGGCATTCGGTGGCCGAGGGGGTGCGCAGGCTGTACGACTGGCTCCTGGAAACGATGCACTCGCCGGCGCGCGGCGCCGGGAGCTTCGACAAGCAAAGCTACCCGGCGACGGGGGCGGAGGCGATCTGA
- a CDS encoding Gfo/Idh/MocA family protein: MKKKQPLPRIGFLGTGWIGRHRLKAILESKEAEVACIADVCRENASDAAKLAPGALVVDSLDALLELGLDAVVIATPSAGHCSQAVRALEAGLSVFCQKPLGRSAYEAQMVVDTARAANRLLGVDFSYRFTDAVRKMHELVGSGELGEVYAADLVFHNAYGPDKAWFYDAELSGGGCLMDLGSHLVDLALWFFDYPQVRSVSSSIFSGGERLKGGSGKVEDYAVVSLVLENGHAVRVACSWNVSAGRDAVIESSFYGTQGGVAFRNVQGSFYDFVAERFRGTSAETIATPPDDWGGRCAVDWVRQLRTGGGSYNPQAENLVQVAAVLDAAYGR; encoded by the coding sequence ATGAAGAAAAAGCAACCACTCCCGAGAATAGGCTTCCTGGGGACCGGCTGGATCGGTCGCCATCGCCTGAAGGCGATACTGGAAAGCAAAGAAGCCGAGGTAGCATGCATCGCCGACGTCTGCCGGGAAAATGCCAGCGACGCGGCAAAGCTCGCCCCCGGCGCCTTGGTAGTCGACTCGCTGGACGCGCTTCTTGAGCTTGGGCTCGACGCGGTGGTGATCGCCACACCCAGCGCGGGGCACTGCTCCCAGGCGGTAAGGGCGCTGGAGGCGGGTCTCTCGGTATTTTGCCAGAAGCCTCTGGGCAGGAGCGCCTATGAGGCGCAGATGGTGGTGGACACGGCCCGGGCGGCCAATCGCCTCTTGGGCGTCGACTTCTCCTACCGTTTCACCGATGCCGTCCGGAAGATGCACGAACTGGTCGGCTCCGGCGAACTCGGCGAGGTCTACGCCGCCGACCTCGTCTTCCATAACGCCTACGGCCCGGACAAGGCATGGTTCTACGACGCCGAACTATCGGGCGGGGGGTGCCTCATGGATCTCGGGAGCCACCTGGTCGATCTCGCCCTCTGGTTTTTCGACTACCCCCAGGTCCGTAGCGTCTCCAGCTCCATCTTCTCGGGCGGCGAAAGGCTCAAGGGGGGATCCGGCAAGGTCGAGGACTACGCCGTCGTCTCGCTGGTGCTGGAAAACGGGCACGCGGTGCGGGTGGCCTGCTCCTGGAACGTCTCCGCCGGGCGGGACGCGGTGATCGAGTCGAGTTTCTACGGGACCCAGGGAGGGGTCGCCTTCCGGAACGTCCAGGGCTCCTTCTACGATTTCGTCGCCGAACGTTTCCGAGGCACCAGCGCAGAGACCATCGCCACCCCGCCGGACGACTGGGGGGGGAGGTGCGCCGTGGACTGGGTGCGTCAGTTGAGGACCGGGGGAGGGAGCTACAACCCCCAGGCGGAAAACCTGGTCCAGGTGGCGGCGGTACTGGACGCGGCCTACGGCAGGTAG
- a CDS encoding NAD-dependent epimerase/dehydratase family protein codes for MAGSVLITGGAGFIGSHLADELLRHGYRVRVLDSLVLQVHGPDGRRPGYLDPEVELIKGDVRDAAAVQRALAGTEAVFHLASMVGVGQSMYEIEQYTSVNNCGTAVLLEAMAHAKGHRKLIVASSMSIYGEGRYLDADGLCYDDVRRPLEQLQRGRWEPFNRRSEPLRPVATPEDKSPSLASVYALSKYDQERMALIVGECYRIPVIALRFFNVYGTRQALSNPYTGVLAIFASRLMNGNPPRIYEDGLQQRDFVSVHDVVTACRLALQVDQQQAQFFNIGSGANVSVLEVLQRFRRVLNCDGIEPEITGNYRAGDIRHCFADISSARSVLGYAPRISFDDGLAELAGWLEGEVAIDRVSEAHAELTQRGLTL; via the coding sequence ATGGCAGGGAGCGTTCTAATCACGGGTGGAGCCGGATTCATTGGATCTCACCTGGCAGATGAGCTTCTTCGTCACGGTTACCGCGTCCGCGTTTTGGACAGCCTGGTGCTGCAGGTGCATGGACCGGACGGGAGGCGACCCGGCTATCTGGATCCGGAGGTCGAGCTGATCAAGGGGGACGTGCGGGACGCGGCCGCCGTGCAGAGGGCGCTTGCCGGGACCGAGGCGGTCTTTCACCTGGCCTCCATGGTGGGCGTCGGCCAGAGCATGTACGAGATCGAGCAGTACACCTCCGTCAACAACTGCGGGACTGCGGTGCTCCTGGAGGCGATGGCCCACGCCAAGGGGCATCGCAAGCTGATCGTCGCCTCAAGCATGAGCATCTACGGCGAGGGGCGCTACCTGGACGCCGACGGGCTTTGCTACGACGACGTCCGGCGTCCCTTGGAGCAGTTGCAGCGGGGGCGCTGGGAGCCGTTCAACCGCAGGAGCGAGCCGCTGCGCCCGGTGGCAACCCCTGAGGACAAGTCGCCGTCGCTCGCCTCGGTCTACGCCCTATCCAAGTACGACCAGGAGCGGATGGCGCTCATCGTCGGGGAATGTTACCGCATCCCGGTGATCGCCCTGCGCTTTTTCAACGTCTACGGCACCAGGCAGGCGCTCTCCAACCCCTACACCGGGGTGCTCGCCATCTTCGCCTCCAGGCTCATGAACGGCAACCCGCCGCGCATCTACGAGGACGGGCTGCAGCAGAGGGACTTCGTCAGCGTGCACGACGTGGTGACGGCCTGCCGGCTCGCGCTCCAGGTGGACCAGCAGCAGGCGCAGTTCTTCAACATCGGCAGCGGCGCCAACGTCAGCGTCCTCGAGGTGCTGCAGCGCTTCCGCCGGGTGCTCAACTGCGACGGGATCGAGCCGGAGATCACCGGCAACTACCGGGCCGGCGACATCAGGCACTGCTTCGCGGACATAAGCTCCGCCCGCTCCGTCCTGGGATACGCCCCGAGGATCTCCTTCGACGATGGGCTTGCCGAACTGGCCGGCTGGCTGGAAGGGGAGGTCGCCATAGACCGTGTCTCCGAGGCGCATGCCGAACTCACCCAGCGGGGGTTGACGCTATGA
- a CDS encoding alcohol dehydrogenase catalytic domain-containing protein has protein sequence MSDVMDAAVITGPGRSRVEQVARPAAGRGEVVVRVEGCGVCASNLPLWQGRFWFNYPAQPGSPGHEGWGRVHRLGEGVEGIAVGDRVIEATGYQWPLDVAGELVRERGKIVIAGFHQDGMRQVNVQLWNWKGVDVINAHERDPKVYLEGMLAGIEAVDAGLFALDELITHTYALEHLGEAYRALDQRPDGFLKGIVRIDH, from the coding sequence ATGAGCGATGTGATGGATGCTGCGGTAATCACCGGTCCTGGGCGGTCGCGGGTAGAACAGGTGGCGCGCCCTGCGGCCGGCAGGGGGGAAGTAGTGGTGCGGGTGGAGGGTTGCGGCGTCTGCGCCTCCAACCTCCCGCTTTGGCAGGGAAGGTTCTGGTTCAACTATCCCGCGCAGCCCGGCTCCCCCGGGCACGAGGGGTGGGGGAGGGTGCATCGGCTGGGGGAGGGGGTGGAAGGGATAGCCGTCGGCGACCGGGTCATCGAGGCGACCGGGTACCAGTGGCCGCTCGACGTCGCCGGCGAACTGGTGCGCGAGCGTGGAAAGATCGTCATCGCCGGGTTCCACCAGGACGGCATGCGCCAGGTGAACGTCCAGCTCTGGAACTGGAAGGGGGTGGACGTGATCAACGCCCACGAGCGCGACCCCAAGGTGTACCTGGAGGGGATGCTGGCCGGCATCGAGGCCGTCGATGCCGGCCTTTTTGCCCTCGACGAGCTGATCACCCACACCTATGCGCTGGAGCATCTGGGGGAAGCGTACCGGGCGCTGGACCAGCGGCCGGACGGCTTCCTGAAAGGGATCGTCCGCATCGATCATTAA
- a CDS encoding CgeB family protein, with protein sequence MGAPLSIAFFASSLVSAYWNGAATYYRGMVRALAGLGHRIVFYEPDAYERQSHRDMEDPDWATVVVYPATESGVMRSLEAAKGSDLVIKASGVGVFDELLEREVLRLKGEGTQVVFWDVDAPATLERIAEDSDDPFRALIPQYDLVLTYGGGDPIVRRYKSFGARSCIPIYNALDPDTHFPVHSEPRLEADLSFLGNRLPDRERRVDEFFLAVAKRLPERRFLLAGSGWDDKERSGNVKYLGHVGTADHNAFNCSPMAILNVSRDGMARNGFSPATRVFEAAGAGACMITDQWEGVEQFFEPEREIYVAASGDEVAEILDRLTPALAAAVGSRALTRVRAQHTYAHRARQFQEIFSAGKPYTGGMP encoded by the coding sequence ATGGGCGCACCACTATCCATCGCCTTCTTCGCATCGAGTCTTGTTTCCGCCTACTGGAACGGCGCCGCCACCTATTACCGCGGCATGGTCAGGGCCCTGGCAGGGCTTGGGCACCGCATCGTCTTTTACGAACCGGACGCCTACGAACGGCAGTCGCACCGGGATATGGAAGACCCAGACTGGGCCACGGTGGTGGTCTACCCGGCCACCGAGTCGGGGGTGATGCGCTCGCTGGAGGCGGCGAAGGGTTCGGACCTGGTCATCAAGGCGAGCGGCGTCGGCGTCTTCGACGAACTTTTGGAGCGCGAGGTGCTGCGGCTCAAGGGGGAGGGGACCCAGGTCGTCTTCTGGGACGTGGACGCGCCTGCCACCCTGGAGCGTATCGCCGAAGACTCGGACGATCCCTTCCGTGCGCTGATCCCCCAGTACGATCTCGTCCTCACCTATGGCGGCGGCGACCCAATCGTCCGCCGCTACAAAAGCTTCGGCGCGCGCAGCTGCATTCCCATCTACAACGCGCTCGACCCGGATACCCACTTCCCGGTGCACTCCGAGCCGCGCCTGGAGGCAGACCTCTCCTTTTTGGGGAACCGGCTCCCCGACCGGGAGCGGCGGGTCGACGAATTCTTCCTCGCCGTGGCGAAGCGTCTGCCGGAGCGCCGCTTCCTTCTGGCCGGAAGCGGCTGGGACGACAAGGAGAGGTCCGGCAACGTGAAGTACCTGGGGCATGTGGGGACCGCCGACCATAACGCCTTCAACTGCAGTCCCATGGCGATACTGAACGTGAGCCGCGACGGCATGGCGAGAAACGGCTTCTCGCCGGCGACCCGTGTCTTCGAGGCAGCCGGTGCCGGCGCCTGCATGATCACCGACCAGTGGGAAGGGGTGGAGCAGTTCTTCGAGCCGGAGCGCGAGATCTACGTCGCCGCCAGCGGCGACGAGGTGGCGGAGATCCTGGACCGTCTCACTCCGGCGCTGGCCGCGGCGGTCGGTTCGCGGGCCCTGACCCGGGTGCGGGCGCAGCATACCTACGCCCACCGCGCCCGACAGTTCCAGGAGATCTTTTCAGCCGGGAAGCCGTATACCGGGGGGATGCCATGA
- a CDS encoding TOBE domain-containing protein yields MSRKKQGGMELDGSLWFQKDEQKFLGGDRIALLKSIDEVGSITKAAKAVGISYKNAWDLVNMINNLADQPLVERVAGGKGGGGTTLTRYGKEVVRQYGVLQEEHRKFLENLEGRLGDTASLYRLLRRISMKVSARNVLAGTVTKIIKGAVNSEVALSLTGGGTPLIAVVTNAAVENLALKEGASAYAIIKASSVMVGSDLHGAKISARNVMCGTVAKIIEGPVSTEVDVEVGGGNTISAVITHGSSDNLGLKVGGHACTLFKASSVILGVS; encoded by the coding sequence TTGAGCCGGAAGAAGCAGGGCGGCATGGAACTCGACGGTTCCCTCTGGTTTCAAAAGGACGAGCAGAAATTCCTCGGCGGGGACCGTATTGCCCTCTTGAAAAGCATCGACGAGGTCGGCTCCATCACCAAGGCGGCCAAGGCGGTGGGCATCAGCTACAAGAACGCCTGGGACCTGGTCAACATGATCAACAATCTCGCCGACCAGCCGCTGGTAGAGCGGGTGGCCGGGGGAAAGGGTGGGGGCGGGACCACCCTCACCAGATATGGCAAAGAGGTGGTTAGACAGTACGGCGTACTCCAGGAAGAGCACAGGAAATTCCTGGAGAATCTAGAGGGGAGGCTCGGGGACACCGCAAGCCTCTACCGGCTTTTGAGGAGGATATCCATGAAAGTTAGTGCCCGTAACGTCCTGGCAGGAACGGTAACAAAGATCATCAAGGGGGCCGTCAACTCGGAGGTTGCCCTTTCCCTTACCGGCGGCGGCACGCCGCTCATTGCGGTCGTCACCAACGCAGCCGTCGAGAACCTTGCCCTTAAAGAGGGCGCAAGCGCCTACGCCATCATCAAGGCCAGCTCGGTGATGGTGGGGAGCGACCTGCACGGCGCCAAGATCAGCGCTCGCAACGTCATGTGCGGCACGGTCGCCAAAATCATCGAAGGGCCCGTGTCCACCGAGGTCGACGTGGAAGTGGGCGGCGGCAACACCATCAGCGCCGTCATCACCCACGGCAGTTCCGACAACCTCGGGCTCAAGGTCGGGGGGCATGCCTGCACCCTCTTCAAGGCCTCCAGCGTCATCCTCGGCGTAAGCTAA